The Rhodothermus profundi genome segment AGCACCGCGCGATCTGCGGCCAGCTCTGGTGCAGCTCATCCGTCAGGAAGTGCGCCACCACCAGCAGCACGGTAACGGCCGCATTATCGCTAAAATGAACGGTCTTGACGATGTAGGCATTATTCAAGAACTCTATCGCGCGTCGCAGGCAGGCGTGCGCATTGATCTGATCGTGCGCGGCCCCTGCCGGCTACGACCCGGGCTCAAGGGGTACAGCGAAACCATCCGGGTGCTCAGCATTGTCGGCCGTTTTCTGGAACACAGTCGCGTCTATTACTTTCACAACAACGGAAATCCGCTCGTCTATATCGGCAGCGCCGATTGGATGCGGCGCAATCTAGATGATCGGGTCGAAGTACTGGTGCCTGTCGAAGAGCCGCGGCTTCGGCAGCGGTTGATACATATCCTGCAACTGGCGTTGGAAGATTATCGAACGGCCTGGGAGCTTCAACCCGACGGTCGATACGTGCTGCGGACGCCCCGAAGCGAACAGGAAGCTCAGGGCTTTCAAGAACGCCTGATGGAGCTGGCCCGAAGCCGCGCCCGGACCTGATCAGTAGGAATGGCTTTTGCTAAATCGCTGACAAATTGATAGGATATAAGTAAACGCTGTATGGAAGTGCACGAGGCGCCGGCTCTGAAGCAGGAGGCGTTGTACCGGGCCCTGTTCGAGACCACCCAGGACGCCGTTCTGATTGCAGACGCTAAGACCGGCCAGATTCTGGAGGCCAATCCAGCAGCCGAACGGCTTTTTGGCTACGACCGCGCCAGGCTCTGCCGGATGCACCAGACCGAGCTGCATCCGGCCGAACTTGCCACCTCCTATCGAAAAAAATTCCGGCGTTTTGTAGAAGCCGGTGCCTTTCGGGAGCGTGGCCTGATCGTGCAGCACGCCGACGGCAGTTGGATCCCTGTGGAACTCTCCGGACAGGTACTGGAAGTAGGCGGCAGAAAATTACTCCAGAGCGTCTTTCGTGACCTGCGTGAACTGCAACGTCTGACAGAAACCGAAGCGCTCTATCGCACGCTTTTCGAAACCAGCCTGGCCGGCATCTACCTGCTGCAGGACGGACGCATCGTGGTGGCCAACCCGCAGGCAGCAGCCATCTTTGGCTACACGCCAGAGGAAATTATCGGGTTGCCTGTTGCAGCCGTTGTGGCCGAAGAAGATCGGGAGCTGGTAGCTGAAAACATTCGCCGTCGAATGACCGGCGAAGTGGAGGAGATTCGTTACCGGTTCCGAGGGCGACGCAAAGATGGCAGCCGGTTCTGGGTGGAAGTGCGGGGGCGACGCATCCTCTACAATGGGCGTCCGGCTATTCTGGGGACGGTGCTGGACGTCGATGAACAGGTGCGCACAATGGAACAACTGGCCCAGAGCGAAGCCCGCTATCGCCGGTTGTTCGAACATCACGTGGCTGGCTTTTATCGGACCACTGTCGATGGAAAAATCCTGCGCGTCAATCCGGCGCTGGCCCATATGCTGGGCTACGACGATCCCGCTGAGCTGGAAGGGCAGCCGGCCAGCATGCTTTATATGGAAGAAGCAGATCGGGTGCAGTTTCTGGAGGCGTTGCGTCGAGAAGGGCGACTTGTCAACTATGAAGTCCGCCTGCGGCGAAAGGATGGCCGCGTGCTCTGGGGCCTCGAAAACGTGCTGCTGGTCCAAGAGCCGGATGGCACAGAGTGCGTTGAAGGCACGCTGATCAACCTGACCGAGCTGCTGGAGCAGCGCCGGCGCTATCTGGGCTTGTATGAACATACAGAAGATGCCATTTTCTGGGTGCGGGTCACCGAAGACGGACAATTTTTAATTGAGGCAACCAACCCATCGCATCAGCGCAAAACCGGGCTGACGCCCGAGCAGCTCTGGAATCGCCCGCTGGATGAGGTCTTGCCTCCCGACATTGTGGCTCACGTAACCGGTAACTATCGCCGTTGCCTGGAAGCCGGGCATCCTATTGAATACGAAGAGACCCTGGATTTACCTGCAGGCCGTCGCACCTGGCTCACGCAGCTTGTACCCATCCCCGATCCCGATGGCCGCATCCGGCTGATTGCTGGCATTGCACGGGACATTACCGAACTGCGACGGCTGCAGGCATTGCTGGAGGAAGAAGGACTGTTTCTGGAACAGTTTGTCTCGGGCGCTTCTCGCAAAACCCTCTGCGTGCGGCTCTGTCGCGTAGCTGAACGATTCATTGAAGGGGCCCGCGCCTCGGTATGGCAATATGCGGAAGGTAGACTGCATCTATGTGCTGCCCCAGCACTGCCCGAAGCGTTTCAGACGCTCTTTGATGGACAACTCATTGGGTCCAATCAAGGATCGCTGGGCGCAGCCGCCTTCAGTAGACAGCCCGTCTGGGTTTCCGACATTGCGAAGGATCCCCGATGGAGTGCCTTCCGCGAGCAGGCGCTGGCCCAGGGACTGCGTGCCTGCTGGGGGGTGCCTTTCTTTGGACGACAGGGAGAACTGCTGGGCGTGTTGGGGCTGTGCTTCGATCAAGTGCGCGCTCCGACGCCTGATGAACAGGCCGTTGTAGCCCGTCTGGCCCATCTGGCCGGCGTAGGGCTGGCTAAAGTCCAACTGCAGGAAGAACGGGAACGGCTGGCCCGTGTTGTGGCGCAGATTTCCGAAGGCGTAGTGCTGACCGACACCGTAGGTACGGTAGTATGGATCAACGAAGCCTTCACCCGCCTGACCGGATACCGGCCTGATGAAGTGCTGGGCAAAAACATTGAACAGCTTCTGCACGGCCCGGAAACCGACCGCGACACGCTCCGACGCATGCGGCTGCGTCTGCTACGCGGGCGACCAGCGCATGCTCGTCTCTACCATTATCGAAAGGATCGATCGGGCTTCTGGGATGAGGTGCACATTGATCTGCTCTATGACGAGCATGGGCAGCATATCGGCTACATCGGGCTCATGGCCGATGTTACCGAACTGGTAGAAGCCGAGCAGCAACTGAAAACGGCGAAAGAGCGGGCAGAAGAAGCCAGTCGGCTGAAGTCGGCATTTCTGGCCAACATGAGCCATGAAATTCGCACGCCCTTGACCGGCATCCTGGGGTTCGCTGAATTGCTCGATGAAGAGCTGGGAGCACGCAAGCAAGAAGACTTGCGTGAGTTTACGCAGATCATCGACCGCTCCGCTCGGCGCCTGCTGACGCTATTGAATGACTTGCTGGACCTGAGCAAGATCGAAGCCAACCGCCTGGAACTGCAGTTGCAAGCCACCGATGTGGTAGAGGTTGCCCGGCAGGCCGTGCAGCTTATGCAACCGCTGGCCGAGGAAAAGGGCGTGCAGTTAAAACTGCAGGTCAGGCGCCCGCCATTAGCCTGGGCTGATCCCAACCGGGTGCATCAGATCCTGGTTAATCTCCTCTCCAATGCGATCAAGTTTACCGACGAAGGCCACGTGCAGGTGCAAATAGGACGAAAGCAAGGACGAGTGTGGCTAGCGGTCGAAGATACCGGCTGTGGTATCAATCCCTCGTTTTTGCCCCATCTGTTCGAGCCATTCCGGCAGGAACACGAAGGGCTGACGCAGACGCATCATGGCGTGGGGCTGGGACTGGCTATCGTGAAACGATTGGTCGATCTGATGGACGGCCAGATTGCGGTGCACTCTACGCCGGGGCAGGGAACATGCTTCGAAGTGCTCCTGCCACGCGCCCCTGACCAGGCATGCCACAGCTCATCCCGGTAATAGGGACAGCGCAACACCAGCATGCGTACCGAACCGGCATACTTAATGCGGACCGACCACCAGGGTGCGACGCACAACATGAGACTGCTGCTGCAACTCTAAGTAATAGCGACCCGCCGCCAGCGTTGGAAGATGCAGGCGTAGTTGCTGCCAGCCCTGTCCTATCAAGCGCGTCTCTTGCCAGACAAGACGGCCCAGCAGATCATATACCCGGATGTGCAGGGGAGCAGCGGTAGGACTCCCCAGACGCAGTATCAATCGTTGGCGCGAGGGCTGCGGATACAGGGTTGCTAAGGTCAGCGAAGTGGGCAGCGGCCGCACCGCTTCTGCGTTCGTAAACGCCTGGCGCACCTCAATGGCTACCGAGTCGTAGGCGACGGCCCCCCAGGCGTCCACCACAGCCAGCCAGACTGTGTAGCGGCCAGGAGTCTGGAAGGTGTGACGGGTGCGCTGACCGCTGCCGGTCGTCCCATCGCCAAACTCCCAGTAAAAGTTCAGGGCATCGCCATCAGGATCGGAAGAAGCAGACGCATCGAACGTGACTGTCAGCGGGGCCAGCCCCACGGTAGTGTCCACGCGCAGCGAAGCAACCGGAGGACGGTTTTGACGCGCTTCGCCCAACTGGCCCAGCCAGACCCCATTGAATGGCACGCCACCAAACATCTGAATAATATTGGCAAACGTCAGTTGCTGGCCATCATCAAACACGAGCCATCCATTTTGAGGGCTGGTTACCATGAGCTGCGTCCCATCCGGAGAAAAGACCGGTCGCAAAGGATCCAGCACCTGGCCTCCCGTACGCTCCGGAATACCCGCAGCAACCAGGCGTCCCTCCTCATAGTCAACTATGACAACATCTGTGGTGTCGTTTACCACCAGATTAAAGGCCACGATATCTGGATTCGTCGGGAAATAGATGGGATTGCCAATACTGACCTGAGGGGTCTGGGCTGGAATG includes the following:
- a CDS encoding PAS domain S-box protein, yielding MEVHEAPALKQEALYRALFETTQDAVLIADAKTGQILEANPAAERLFGYDRARLCRMHQTELHPAELATSYRKKFRRFVEAGAFRERGLIVQHADGSWIPVELSGQVLEVGGRKLLQSVFRDLRELQRLTETEALYRTLFETSLAGIYLLQDGRIVVANPQAAAIFGYTPEEIIGLPVAAVVAEEDRELVAENIRRRMTGEVEEIRYRFRGRRKDGSRFWVEVRGRRILYNGRPAILGTVLDVDEQVRTMEQLAQSEARYRRLFEHHVAGFYRTTVDGKILRVNPALAHMLGYDDPAELEGQPASMLYMEEADRVQFLEALRREGRLVNYEVRLRRKDGRVLWGLENVLLVQEPDGTECVEGTLINLTELLEQRRRYLGLYEHTEDAIFWVRVTEDGQFLIEATNPSHQRKTGLTPEQLWNRPLDEVLPPDIVAHVTGNYRRCLEAGHPIEYEETLDLPAGRRTWLTQLVPIPDPDGRIRLIAGIARDITELRRLQALLEEEGLFLEQFVSGASRKTLCVRLCRVAERFIEGARASVWQYAEGRLHLCAAPALPEAFQTLFDGQLIGSNQGSLGAAAFSRQPVWVSDIAKDPRWSAFREQALAQGLRACWGVPFFGRQGELLGVLGLCFDQVRAPTPDEQAVVARLAHLAGVGLAKVQLQEERERLARVVAQISEGVVLTDTVGTVVWINEAFTRLTGYRPDEVLGKNIEQLLHGPETDRDTLRRMRLRLLRGRPAHARLYHYRKDRSGFWDEVHIDLLYDEHGQHIGYIGLMADVTELVEAEQQLKTAKERAEEASRLKSAFLANMSHEIRTPLTGILGFAELLDEELGARKQEDLREFTQIIDRSARRLLTLLNDLLDLSKIEANRLELQLQATDVVEVARQAVQLMQPLAEEKGVQLKLQVRRPPLAWADPNRVHQILVNLLSNAIKFTDEGHVQVQIGRKQGRVWLAVEDTGCGINPSFLPHLFEPFRQEHEGLTQTHHGVGLGLAIVKRLVDLMDGQIAVHSTPGQGTCFEVLLPRAPDQACHSSSR